In the Chroococcidiopsis sp. SAG 2025 genome, one interval contains:
- a CDS encoding transposase, with translation MYLTQKCQIRDLSKQEFLALRELCHLSKNLYNVGLYSVRQFFFAESRYLRYESNYHHCKGNENYKLLNTDIAQQTLKVVDRSFRSFFNLIKAVKHGFYRFEQIRLPGYLPKDGYFPLIMPRVKVKEGYLEIPMSNEFRKQFGGVRIKFPSRLVGKKLKEVRILPKYKARFFEVEYIIEAEPEPQLVEPNNQIAIDLGLDNLATCVSTTGASFIVDGKPLKSFNQWFNKENARLSSIKDLQGIKGATVRQARLTMNRNNRVRDYLNKTARYIIDWCIERKVGTVIVGVNQGWKQEINIGSRNNQNFVQIPHWSLRNKLKSLCERYGITFVEQEESYTSKASFLDSDDLPTYNPDNPREYKFSGKRIKRGLYRTKVGHLVSADANGAANIGRKCSLDGFSLERVVAVLAQPLRVKIS, from the coding sequence ATGTACTTAACTCAAAAGTGCCAAATTCGAGACTTGAGCAAGCAAGAGTTTTTGGCGTTGAGAGAACTGTGCCATTTGAGTAAAAACCTTTACAATGTAGGGCTTTACTCTGTTAGACAATTCTTTTTCGCAGAATCTCGATACTTGCGCTACGAATCGAACTACCATCACTGCAAAGGAAATGAGAATTACAAACTTCTCAATACCGATATCGCACAGCAAACGCTGAAGGTGGTAGATCGTTCGTTTCGTTCCTTCTTTAACCTGATTAAAGCGGTGAAACATGGATTTTACCGCTTCGAGCAAATTCGATTGCCTGGGTACTTGCCCAAAGATGGTTATTTTCCTTTGATAATGCCAAGAGTCAAAGTGAAAGAAGGGTACTTGGAAATTCCCATGTCCAATGAGTTCAGAAAACAATTTGGTGGTGTGAGAATCAAGTTTCCCTCTCGATTGGTTGGGAAAAAATTGAAAGAGGTTCGCATTCTGCCCAAATACAAAGCTCGATTCTTTGAGGTTGAATATATTATTGAGGCGGAACCAGAGCCACAACTTGTAGAGCCAAATAATCAAATCGCAATTGACTTGGGGCTTGACAATCTTGCTACTTGTGTTAGTACTACTGGGGCATCCTTTATTGTGGATGGCAAACCGCTTAAATCTTTTAACCAGTGGTTCAACAAAGAAAACGCAAGGCTGTCTAGTATCAAGGACTTGCAAGGGATTAAGGGAGCGACCGTTCGTCAAGCTAGATTGACGATGAACCGGAACAATCGCGTTAGGGACTACCTGAATAAAACTGCTCGATATATTATCGATTGGTGCATTGAACGTAAAGTCGGAACCGTGATTGTCGGTGTCAATCAGGGCTGGAAACAAGAGATTAATATTGGTAGCAGAAACAATCAAAACTTTGTCCAAATTCCACATTGGAGCTTGAGAAATAAACTCAAATCTTTGTGCGAAAGGTATGGCATTACCTTCGTCGAACAAGAGGAATCTTATACAAGTAAGGCAAGCTTTTTGGATAGTGACGATCTTCCCACATACAATCCTGACAATCCCAGAGAATACAAATTTTCTGGCAAGCGGATTAAACGTGGTTTGTATCGTACTAAGGTAGGGCATTTGGTTTCGGCTGACGCAAATGGCGCTGCTAATATTGGGAGAAAATGTAGCCTCGATGGGTTTAGCCTGGAGAGGGTAGTGGCTGTTTTGGCACAGCCTCTAAGAGTGAAAATCTCTTAA
- a CDS encoding retron system putative HNH endonuclease — protein sequence MSSHIEHFKPRKLFPKIALEYSNLLASCPGEGEERATEQLPQLPLKSKHCGHQKSEWYNPNLTVSPLQENCAEFFRYTAFGEILPTDDLLMQAAGQETIERLGLNNSKLEATRRRQLQRSLPLLDGLTDAEIQKLAEGFDQLDSNGQYTPFCAAITYILKQYFVT from the coding sequence ATAAGCAGCCATATCGAACATTTTAAACCACGTAAATTATTCCCGAAAATCGCATTAGAATACTCTAATCTTCTTGCTTCCTGTCCAGGGGAAGGTGAAGAAAGAGCGACCGAACAATTACCCCAATTACCTCTGAAATCGAAACATTGCGGACATCAAAAAAGTGAATGGTATAATCCAAATTTGACTGTCTCCCCCTTACAAGAAAACTGTGCTGAATTCTTCAGATACACAGCTTTTGGGGAAATTCTTCCCACAGATGACTTGCTCATGCAGGCGGCTGGACAAGAAACTATTGAGAGATTAGGACTAAATAATTCTAAGCTAGAGGCAACAAGACGCAGGCAACTTCAGAGAAGTTTACCACTGCTTGACGGACTCACAGATGCAGAAATTCAAAAACTAGCTGAAGGATTCGATCAACTCGATTCTAACGGACAATATACGCCGTTTTGTGCTGCTATTACTTATATTCTCAAACAGTACTTTGTGACTTAA
- the aroF gene encoding 3-deoxy-7-phosphoheptulonate synthase, protein MIIVMKVGSPQEEIDRISEEMCGRGLTPERIVGKHKVVIGLVGETAALDPLQLQEISPWIEQVLRVEQPFKRASLEFRHGQPTDVAIETPDGAVHIGQSHPVVTIAGPCSVENEEMIVATAQYVKASGAKLLRGGAYKPRTSPYAFQGHGESALGLLAAAREATGLGIITEVMDAEDLDKIVEVADVVQVGARNMQNFSLLKKVGAQPKPVFLKRGMSATIEEWLMAAEYIMAAGNPNVILCERGIRTFDRQYARNTLDLSVIPVLRSLTHLPIAIDPSHGTGRAEYVPSMAMAAIAAGADSLMIEVHPNPAKALSDGPQSLTPQRFDRLMQELSVIGRAVGRWQQPVVALT, encoded by the coding sequence ATGATTATTGTGATGAAAGTTGGTTCGCCACAAGAAGAGATCGATCGCATTAGTGAAGAAATGTGCGGTCGAGGGCTAACGCCTGAGAGGATTGTGGGGAAACATAAAGTTGTCATCGGATTAGTCGGCGAAACAGCCGCACTCGATCCGTTGCAACTGCAAGAAATTAGTCCTTGGATCGAACAAGTTTTGCGAGTAGAACAACCATTCAAACGTGCGAGTTTAGAGTTTCGTCACGGACAACCTACAGACGTAGCGATCGAAACGCCCGACGGAGCAGTTCACATCGGTCAAAGTCATCCAGTGGTGACAATTGCGGGTCCCTGCTCGGTTGAAAATGAAGAGATGATCGTGGCTACGGCGCAGTATGTCAAAGCGTCAGGAGCTAAACTGTTGCGCGGTGGAGCGTACAAACCTCGGACATCTCCTTATGCTTTCCAAGGACATGGTGAAAGTGCTTTAGGCTTGTTAGCTGCTGCACGGGAAGCTACGGGCTTGGGCATCATTACTGAAGTGATGGACGCGGAAGATTTGGACAAGATTGTAGAAGTCGCCGATGTCGTCCAAGTCGGGGCGCGGAATATGCAAAATTTCTCGCTGTTGAAAAAAGTGGGAGCGCAACCTAAACCAGTTTTTTTAAAACGAGGGATGTCAGCCACAATTGAAGAATGGTTGATGGCGGCTGAATATATTATGGCTGCGGGTAATCCCAACGTGATTTTATGCGAACGGGGTATTCGTACCTTCGATCGCCAGTATGCGCGAAATACCCTAGATTTATCAGTTATTCCCGTGTTGCGATCGCTGACTCACCTACCAATTGCGATCGATCCCAGCCACGGCACGGGAAGGGCAGAATACGTACCATCAATGGCAATGGCGGCGATCGCGGCGGGTGCAGATTCGCTGATGATAGAAGTCCATCCAAACCCTGCTAAAGCCCTATCTGATGGACCCCAATCCCTCACACCGCAAAGATTCGATCGCTTAATGCAGGAACTCAGCGTTATTGGCAGAGCAGTAGGGCGCTGGCAGCAGCCAGTTGTTGCTTTGACATAA
- the istB gene encoding IS21-like element helper ATPase IstB, with amino-acid sequence MSPNNSQITAIETLGFLLKTLKLPHMNNHWQELERQALAGGWSHAQFLLALCESEATQRYQARVQRALKDAHLPPGKAFSNFDFSHCPSLNQPSIMQLAQDRTWLKRGENLLLFGPSGVGKTHLAAAVGRSLVELGARVKFLGATTAVQLLQAAKANLQLQSALLKLDKYDLLILDDISYVKKSEVETSVLFELIAHRYELKSLMITANHPFSAWDEIFTDSTMTVAAVDRLVHHAVILEILAPSFRQQAALQRSSSTDQKQPK; translated from the coding sequence ATGTCCCCCAACAACAGCCAAATAACAGCCATCGAGACTCTGGGCTTCCTACTCAAAACACTCAAACTGCCCCACATGAACAACCATTGGCAAGAGTTGGAGCGTCAGGCTCTGGCTGGGGGCTGGTCACACGCTCAATTCTTGCTAGCACTGTGCGAATCCGAGGCAACACAACGTTATCAAGCGCGAGTGCAACGCGCCCTCAAAGATGCCCACCTGCCACCAGGAAAAGCTTTTTCCAACTTTGACTTCAGCCATTGCCCCAGCTTAAATCAGCCTAGCATCATGCAACTGGCTCAGGACAGAACTTGGTTGAAGCGGGGTGAGAATCTGCTGCTGTTCGGTCCTTCTGGAGTCGGGAAAACTCACTTAGCTGCTGCTGTCGGTCGCAGTTTGGTAGAACTGGGTGCACGAGTCAAGTTTCTGGGTGCCACCACAGCCGTGCAACTGCTACAAGCGGCGAAAGCCAACTTACAACTGCAATCAGCTTTACTCAAGCTCGATAAGTACGATCTGCTGATTCTTGATGACATTAGCTATGTCAAAAAGTCGGAAGTGGAAACATCAGTGTTGTTTGAGTTAATTGCTCACCGCTACGAACTCAAAAGCTTGATGATTACTGCCAATCACCCTTTCAGTGCTTGGGATGAAATTTTTACCGACTCTACTATGACCGTTGCTGCTGTAGATCGCTTGGTACATCATGCTGTCATTCTCGAAATCCTTGCACCCAGTTTTCGTCAACAAGCGGCTCTACAACGCTCTTCTTCTACTGACCAAAAGCAACCAAAATAA
- a CDS encoding AAA family ATPase, producing MRVKQLKMRSFRGIGDLTLDFDATEPTVLIGINGVGKSSVLDCLAILLSHLIQKYIGDWNNRTKRFFKAQDIKNSISQDFKSEITILSESKELTWSVVGNGFSFSNNLEQLDSLTDTKLPLVIYYPVNRAVLDIALELPQNYIFDFIDMLEQAVTEIKINFNTFFQWFRSCEDLENEERRDDHEYRNLHLEAVRQAIYSLLPNFSNLRVRRSPLRMTVNKNGQELIVNQLSDGEKCLLAMVGDIARRLAIANPSLPDPLQGSGVVLIDEIELHLHPKWQREIIPALTRTFPNCQFIVTTHSPQVVSHVKPEGIYILEATDTGIIAKHPESSYGRDSNRILEDLMGVPERPQEIKNRLRDLFRLIDEGNLDGARELQKDLVAEIGADEPDFASAEVLIRRREILGR from the coding sequence ATGAGAGTTAAGCAATTAAAAATGCGATCGTTCCGTGGGATTGGCGATTTGACGCTAGATTTTGATGCAACCGAACCCACGGTTCTTATTGGGATTAATGGAGTTGGCAAATCAAGTGTTCTGGATTGTCTTGCCATTCTTCTATCACATTTGATTCAAAAGTATATAGGTGATTGGAATAATAGAACAAAACGCTTTTTTAAAGCACAAGATATTAAAAATAGTATTAGTCAAGATTTCAAAAGTGAAATTACAATATTGTCCGAGTCAAAAGAACTAACGTGGTCAGTAGTTGGGAATGGTTTTTCTTTTTCAAATAACCTAGAGCAGCTAGACAGTTTAACTGACACCAAATTACCTTTAGTAATATATTATCCTGTCAACCGTGCAGTACTTGATATTGCTCTAGAATTACCTCAAAATTATATTTTTGATTTCATAGATATGTTGGAACAGGCAGTTACCGAAATCAAAATAAATTTCAATACTTTTTTTCAGTGGTTTAGATCTTGCGAAGATCTGGAAAATGAAGAAAGGCGAGATGACCATGAATATAGAAATCTTCATTTAGAAGCAGTAAGGCAAGCAATTTACTCACTACTTCCAAATTTTTCCAATCTAAGAGTAAGGCGATCGCCTTTACGAATGACCGTAAATAAAAATGGTCAAGAACTCATAGTAAATCAGCTATCTGATGGCGAGAAATGTTTGCTAGCAATGGTAGGAGACATAGCTAGACGCTTGGCGATCGCTAATCCATCCTTACCCGATCCGCTTCAAGGAAGTGGCGTAGTTTTGATTGATGAAATTGAATTACATTTACATCCTAAATGGCAACGAGAAATTATTCCGGCTTTGACTAGAACGTTTCCTAACTGTCAATTTATTGTGACTACCCATTCACCACAAGTAGTCAGCCATGTGAAACCAGAAGGAATTTATATTTTAGAAGCAACAGATACAGGTATTATTGCCAAACATCCAGAAAGTTCTTATGGCAGAGACAGCAATCGTATCTTAGAAGATTTGATGGGAGTACCAGAACGTCCCCAAGAAATCAAAAATCGTCTGCGTGATTTATTCAGACTTATTGATGAAGGAAATCTTGACGGTGCAAGAGAGTTACAAAAAGATTTAGTAGCAGAAATTGGTGCTGACGAGCCAGATTTTGCTAGCGCAGAGGTATTGATTCGGCGAAGGGAAATTTTGGGTAGGTGA
- a CDS encoding PAM68 family protein, with product MAAEEPQKQSDRLPFEPARKRQKPPKAQASATQETKAQPNRKLTKREKEEIAIPKVVSSRMARRMAAFAGIPTFFGVSTFFVSYIVVSNGWLRLPPIAVLMVSMGCFGLGVLGITYGILSASWDEDRIGGIWGGQEFQTNWGRMVEAWRANRQKNV from the coding sequence ATGGCAGCTGAAGAACCGCAAAAGCAAAGCGATCGCCTCCCGTTTGAACCTGCTAGGAAGCGCCAAAAACCTCCCAAGGCACAAGCCTCTGCGACTCAAGAAACCAAAGCACAACCGAACCGCAAGTTAACGAAGCGGGAAAAGGAAGAAATCGCTATTCCTAAAGTTGTTAGCAGTCGGATGGCACGGCGGATGGCGGCGTTTGCTGGGATACCAACATTTTTCGGGGTATCTACCTTTTTTGTCAGCTACATAGTTGTGAGCAACGGCTGGTTGAGATTGCCTCCCATAGCCGTGTTGATGGTAAGCATGGGATGTTTTGGCTTAGGCGTGTTAGGAATTACCTACGGTATTCTCTCTGCTTCTTGGGATGAAGATAGAATCGGAGGCATCTGGGGCGGACAAGAGTTCCAGACTAACTGGGGGCGTATGGTAGAAGCTTGGCGAGCAAATCGGCAAAAGAATGTTTAA